The following nucleotide sequence is from Sparus aurata chromosome 22, fSpaAur1.1, whole genome shotgun sequence.
TGAGCTGCTGGTAGCGCAGGAAGATCTGCTGCCTGCTGAGGATGGAAGTCTCAGACCAGGAGTAGAAGGCTCTGGAGCAGGAGTCCACAGCTGCCAGCATCTCCTCCTGAGTAGCTTTGGGAACACGTCCCACCACCTCATTAGTGGCCTGAGGAGCAGAAGACAGTTCATACCAGAGAAGTTGATTGAGAGCAGGGGAAGTCATTACTGCATGtacattaattcattaatattGATAACAATGTTTTATATCGTTAACATCgtttatatttaatgttttttgcaTGCGATAATCGTCCAACACACCTTTCAAGAGCTACTTGCTAAACCACTGCAGAGCTGGACTTTTAGAAGATATAAAAACAGGTCCGGTTGTGTTCACAGGGCTCTGATTTCTCTTACTAATGAAATATTAGAAACTGGCAAATCAAGACTTATTTTCTCCCCACCAATGTTCATAAGTTACTATCACAGAGTTGCACTGGTTATTTGTGGCtagcttatatatatatagagaggtCTTGTTACGTTGCAGTTTGGATGTAGTTCAACTATGAATACTCACAGGGTTGTGAATGTCAAGCCATTCAGACGTGTTGGACTCCACAAACTTGCCATCGATGAACAGCTTGGTGGTGGGCTAGAGGATCAAAGAAGCATATGATTAAATCCCTTTCTGCCTCATTACATCATTACTAAGTTCATTAAGGACATCCATCAGTCACCACAACATACACAGTGGCTTTCTGAGGAGTAATTTTAGGCCTCTTTAGTTTCTATACTTTGAGATGTGGTTATTGGTTAAATTTAACATTCAAGTTTGCCCGACCAGACTTTTTTTAAACCGAGTCTCCCAATCCCATAATACATACCAATTCTCAGATGGTTTTGAGTATGTAGTGTGTATGTAAAACACTGTACCTGATATATGTATTTTGGTCTAGTCTTCTGTCACTTTTAAACACATACGTAGTTGCCTTTAAGGGAATTCTGCACCAGTCTGACATACCTGTGTTACCAGTAAGTCATGTTTACAGAACTGTGCAAAGAATGTGTTCATACATGCTGTTTTTACCTGGAGGAGTTCAAACATGGACAGAGACTTTTATGAAATTGTAGATCTGCACAATAATTGCATCCTTTCGGCTATGTTTCCAGCTTAATtagccaaatacaaaaaactgtgtgcatgcaaaaagaaaaacatttttatacatCTAGTATTATCACTGCTGAAGATATAGCACATTTTCCAGAAGATACATCAGCGATAAGTTATAGTACTAAATGAACTCAGTATGCATGCTATCAAAATACCTTTTGAGTGTGCTGttgatgtacatttttgtcCCACAATCCAATGAACAAAGTAAATGTAAAAGCTTCTAGAAGGCAGTCATTATGTGGAAAAACAGCTCACTCCCTGGGATATTTTGGCAGCTGCTTTCCCCCCCGAGTCGCAGTTTGATAAACACCCGATGGTATAAGTACTACACATTCTATGCAAACATTTCGGTGCTTACTTTTATACCAACTGCAAAAACAATGATGTTTTGAGACATCTCTATGCAGAACTTCTTGCAGTGAGCACTGGGAACCTCTTGTGCTTTAAAATGGCACTTTCTGGATTCATGCCTCAACACAAATCCCAACTTGAAGGTCTAAGTAGCATGGCTTTGGCTTGATGTCAGAACTCTGACATTCTAGAAACAGTGAAACCTTACACAGGGAGGTTTTGCTTACTAAATAATTTCCAGTCATATTAATATTTCACAACCATCCAAATCTGGATATATCTTATACAGCAAAACCTCCCTGTGTAATAGCCCATCTAGTAAATCCACTGGAACGGTACAAACAAGATATTATAGTAAGGCATACGTCATGACGGTCACGTAGTTTgctcaaacaatgaaaacactgtttaatCACAATGTAAAGTCCCCACTTGGTCACATTTCTTCAACAACCAAATTCTAGGAAAAGTAACGTTAAtcataaatgtttatttcaaattaCCCTCCCCCCAAATGCTGTGTTttgaaatattgacattttaatcaaaaggTAATCATCTTAAAGATTTATGTCCTTTTAtcttatttctgttttcattctaaTCTCATTAGTCTATTTATCTGTACTTACTGCCGTCCTTGTGCTGCTGAAACAACCCATTAAGGTTTATCTTTAAACTTCTAATCTGAGAAAACAGGATCAAGTCTTAGCTCCATTTTGAGTTTCATGGCACAGGAACAAATGCATGTGGATTATATTAcgtcaataaaaacaaactttgccAAACTTTCAATAAGCATCGTGTTGCTTTGACATCATgaggtcgtgtgtgtgtgtgtccgatGATGAAGGTTAACTGTGTGATGTAACAAAAGGTGGCACATGGAGACCAGACTGGAGAGCCTGTGGTGAACGCTTaaccttcattcattcattcactgatgGGTTATGAAATCCTGAGAGTGGAGGCGCTTACCACTGAGGAGGCGGAGTAACTGCGACCCAGCTGGAGGGGGACCTGCAAGAAATAAACCACCAGAGGATTAGTAAATTAACTTCAGTTCATATTAAATCCATTGtcaaatacaaaacaaccaTGTCTGAGTGTTCAATCGCTCGTCACCCATGTACACCTGATGCAAATGAAACCTGTCCTCACCTAGCCAACTTAAATTGCACATGAATATTAAACACCTGCAAGCCAGGAGGAGTGGGCTGGGTACAACGTGCCTGTTGGACAACGACTTTGctttgctagctagctagcagctgcTTCGTTGTTAGCTATTTTGAGTTGCATTAGCATCAAATAAAACCAGCTGTTTTGCAAAACACGAGCATGAATGTGTGTTACCTTTTTGCTCAAAAGGGAGCGGAGGAGAATGGCTGCCATTGTGGGGACTCGGGTTactctttttttcctgctccaaaGCCCTTCAACCGACCCACAAGACACGGGAGCGCTCAGAGAACTTTAGCTAGCAGAAATGTTGCACAGGACCGAGCGGAGGGATACACAGCTGCGATCTACAACACATCAACGGCTGTCAGCAGCTTCGCGCATTCATTTGTTGATCTGCGAAAGCTGCGCGCGGCGGCATTCGCTGTTTCCGCTCGATGTGGGCGGGACATACTCGATTTAACCGCCAATCACTGCACGCAGTTTACCAGCCTCCCCAAATTGGAACAAGCTGATTGGCTCTTTCGACACGCACACAGACTGGAGTCGTCTCTGACACTTCTTCTTCGGGAACTTTGTTGTCAGAAATGTGGCCTAGTTGTCTTATATCGACCGATACCTCCCGTTAAAACTcactatttatatatatattttaacgaCTAAACCAGCTGTCTACTGTGTCAACTGCGtttatataaataaacacaaaggaaaTACTTACAAACACCTAGTGCCAGGTAACAGTTTCCATGGCAACGCGCTTACAGGCAACATGGAGTTTCTGCAGTGGAGTTGTCAAGATGTTGGGAGATGGATTGAGTCTGTAGGATTTCCACAGTACAAAGTATGTTAACATTCACCTAAACTACACAGAGGTAACACTGATAATATTCACAACACTTTTTCAAAGCTCTGACTCTCGTTGTTCATTTCTGTCTCAGGCCTGTTTCACGGAGAATCTCATCACGGGAAGAAAGCTGATATATGTAAATTGCATCCACTTGCCAAGACTTGGAATCACAGATTTTAAAGACATGCAGGTACGAAGGAGCAgaaggcggaggaggaggaggaggaggtgggaaaCTGGAgggcttcttttttctttattcggGGCCTTCAAAAAAGAGATTGATGTTACACTGGAGACTTGTTTACATATCAAAGATGGAGGCTCACACAATGTTCAAAGCACTTTCAACAGGCTGAGTAACACCAGGATAAAGATAGGCACTTTCAAAACTAGTGTGCTATAACACGCAGGCTACTCTTACCTCTTAGTCTTAATGAAATCACACTCTGATGTAATTTAAGTATCCTGACTCATAGCATTTGTTGGAAATCCCACAAGACGTTCGTTTTGAATAAACCAACAGCAGGCATACCTCTTATTTGCCTCCTGAAATTGCAATCCAAATGTCTCTCATATCTCTCTGAGTGGACTGTAAATACCAGAAAACTCGCGTCTGGTCTGTGCCAACTCTCACTTGGCACTTGAAAAACCCCTTTCTTTGAACGTTGTGACATCCATTTAAAGTTATGCGCTGTAGCAGCTGAGCATTACTGCCGGCAGACACCTCACGTATCACGTATATGCTGTTTACAGTGAAAgcagctgtttttcttcttcctccctgagGTCAGAACTAAATTGGCTGAAAGCGCCCGCATGCATTTGGCTCTGCATTACTGTTGAGACATCAAACCACACATTTCGAGACAAATACACTCGGTAAAATATTGCCTGTGCTCTATTGAGTGCAGATGTATATATATTTCCTCTATATGTCCTttgattcttttgtttttgggaGTGTAACCCTGTGACCGTCCCTCCCACGGTGCCACTATCTAAGTGAGATCTCCTCAAAAGACTAAACACTCTAACTCTCAGTGGGAACACCTTATTATATAAAGGTTAGGTGCTGCAAACATATGCTTTATCAAAGGACTCAACCCTGCTGTGAACCCCCGCAGGTCATCGCTGCTCATGTGCGCGAGCTGCTAGGGATCACAGAGGCCCCGTGGAGCCGCAGCATCGCCGACCCTCCGCGGGACGTCAGGGGCCGTTTCCTGGAGAAGAAGAGCCGGACAGGTGAGCCCGCGGACAGCCTCACCTACCAGCAGTTCCTGGATGACATGCGTCAGTGAGCCCAGCGTGAATCACAGCGGTGAAGGAGCGCAGCAGAAACCAGAACATGTCAGCGTCGTTTCATATCACCACCTGTCAGCTCATGATGACTACGATGACACACTCGGGGTGGGTCACATGCAAGGGTTGACATTAACACTTCCCACCAGAGAATGATTGTATGTCATTGTGGCTGGTGGAAAATCAGATATACTGCGAGGAGTAAAGTCATGTCAGGGAGTGccgcccccccccctagaaaactattatttttgtttttgtattaaacatggctgttttttattttttaccttttcatatTTCATTGGCTGTAATGACAGAGAATATGTATAATTAAAGGATTAATTCACCTAAAAATGAAAGATCACTGATAATCAACTCACCCCTATACCGATGGAAACGTCAGAACATTTCTTAGGGCTTCAACACGAAACAGTTaggcagcattctcctaaacatatgaagcagatggagacttccaaatgtaaaaaaacaacagaaaaataattgaaatattTCTGTACAGCTCGTTGGGCTTAAT
It contains:
- the LOC115573590 gene encoding sterile alpha motif domain-containing protein 15-like — protein: MEFLQWSCQDVGRWIESVGFPQYKACFTENLITGRKLIYVNCIHLPRLGITDFKDMQVIAAHVRELLGITEAPWSRSIADPPRDVRGRFLEKKSRTGEPADSLTYQQFLDDMRQ